The following proteins are co-located in the Haloplanus sp. HW8-1 genome:
- a CDS encoding DUF4349 domain-containing protein, which yields MVRRTRIVTVLFVALVLLAGCNGAAGGAEVGAGGGGDSATFAETQGADAQERAADGGDAGNGGASGGEEEATAATSRSIIRTGHVRLRVDDFEASRSNLTALVESHGGYVSDSAKQVNDRDDAAWTSGRVVLRVPADNFSATMTAVEREGRVLESRTETQDVTDQVVDLQARLENLRAERDRLRTLYQQANDTEDVLAVERRLSEVQTEIERTEAQLQNLQRRVAYSTITVEMAEPRPDRPAPDQWYDTPIVAAFLESVEGVGVVLRALVVAGAYAAPYLLAFLTPFVVVGALLYRYRHRIL from the coding sequence CGTGGCCCTGGTACTGCTCGCCGGCTGCAACGGCGCGGCCGGCGGCGCGGAGGTCGGTGCAGGGGGTGGCGGTGACAGCGCCACGTTCGCGGAGACGCAAGGAGCCGACGCCCAAGAACGTGCCGCCGACGGAGGCGACGCCGGCAACGGCGGCGCGAGCGGTGGCGAGGAAGAGGCCACTGCGGCGACGAGCCGATCGATCATCCGGACGGGTCACGTCCGCCTGCGCGTGGACGACTTCGAGGCGTCCCGGTCGAATCTGACGGCACTCGTCGAGAGCCACGGCGGCTACGTCAGCGACTCGGCGAAGCAGGTCAACGACCGCGACGACGCCGCCTGGACGTCCGGCCGGGTCGTGCTCCGGGTGCCCGCGGATAACTTCTCGGCGACGATGACCGCCGTCGAGCGTGAGGGACGGGTGCTCGAATCCCGGACCGAAACCCAGGACGTGACCGATCAGGTGGTCGACCTGCAGGCGCGACTGGAGAACCTCCGGGCCGAACGCGACCGACTGCGGACGCTCTACCAGCAGGCAAACGACACCGAGGACGTCCTCGCGGTCGAGCGGCGACTCTCCGAGGTCCAGACCGAAATCGAGCGAACGGAGGCGCAGTTACAGAACCTGCAGCGACGGGTCGCGTACTCGACCATCACCGTCGAGATGGCCGAACCTCGCCCCGACCGCCCGGCACCCGACCAGTGGTACGACACGCCCATCGTGGCCGCCTTCCTCGAGTCAGTCGAGGGCGTCGGGGTCGTCCTCCGGGCGTTGGTTGTCGCGGGCGCCTACGCCGCCCCGTACCTCCTTGCTTTCCTTACGCCTTTCGTGGTCGTCGGAGCGCTGCTCTACCGGTACCGCCACCGGATCCTGTAA